One region of Salvelinus namaycush isolate Seneca chromosome 3, SaNama_1.0, whole genome shotgun sequence genomic DNA includes:
- the LOC120036675 gene encoding SUMO-conjugating enzyme UBC9-B isoform X1: protein MSGIALSRLAQERKAWRKDHPFGFVAVPTKNPDGTMNLMNWECAIPGKKGTPWEGGLFKLRMLFKDDYPSSPPKCKFEPPLFHPNVYPSGTVCLSILEEDKDWRPAITIKQILLGIQELLNEPNIQDPAQAEAYTIYCQNRVEYEKRVRAQAKKFSP, encoded by the exons ATGTCTGGTATAGCCTTAAGTCGTCTTGCACAAGAAAGAAAGGCCTGGAGAAAAGACCATCCTTTT gGGTTTGTTGCTGTGCCAACAAAAAACCCAGATGGAACAATGAACTTGATGAATTGGGAGTGTGCCATCCCGGGAAAGAAGGGG ACCCCATGGGAGGGGGGCTTGTTCAAACTCCGAATGCTCTTCAAGGATGACTATCCTTCTTCACCTCCCAAGT GCAAATTTGAGCCCCCTTTGTTCCATCCAAATGTATATCCCTCTGGTACCGTCTGTCTATCGATTTTAGAGGAGGACAAAGACTGGAGACCAGCCATCACTATCAAACAA ATATTGTTAGGAATCCAAGAGCTCCTAAATGAACCAAATATCCAGGATCCTGCACAAGCTGAGGCGTATACAATTTACTG CCAAAACAGAGTGGAATATGAAAAAAGGGTTCGAGCACAAGCCAAAAAGTTTTCTCCATAA
- the LOC120036675 gene encoding SUMO-conjugating enzyme UBC9-B isoform X2, translating into MSGIALSRLAQERKAWRKDHPFGFVAVPTKNPDGTMNLMNWECAIPGKKGTPWEGGLFKLRMLFKDDYPSSPPKCKFEPPLFHPNVYPSGTVCLSILEEDKDWRPAITIKQPKQSGI; encoded by the exons ATGTCTGGTATAGCCTTAAGTCGTCTTGCACAAGAAAGAAAGGCCTGGAGAAAAGACCATCCTTTT gGGTTTGTTGCTGTGCCAACAAAAAACCCAGATGGAACAATGAACTTGATGAATTGGGAGTGTGCCATCCCGGGAAAGAAGGGG ACCCCATGGGAGGGGGGCTTGTTCAAACTCCGAATGCTCTTCAAGGATGACTATCCTTCTTCACCTCCCAAGT GCAAATTTGAGCCCCCTTTGTTCCATCCAAATGTATATCCCTCTGGTACCGTCTGTCTATCGATTTTAGAGGAGGACAAAGACTGGAGACCAGCCATCACTATCAAACAA CCAAAACAGAGTGGAATATGA